A genome region from Hymenobacter chitinivorans DSM 11115 includes the following:
- a CDS encoding DUF4293 domain-containing protein, whose product MIQRIQSVFLLLLALAMVSVVFVPIWSKLDPASGQELVLTATKLTYAHADAGMSVPTNTYAIAALALTSAAIAVFEIFQYRNRFTQLKLGALNFLLIVATLGACFYYSGIGERMLNIKMPGSYEAGFYLPTLALLLNLLANRFIRSDERLVRSADRLR is encoded by the coding sequence ATGATACAAAGAATTCAAAGCGTGTTTCTCTTGCTGCTGGCGTTGGCCATGGTCAGCGTCGTATTTGTGCCCATCTGGAGTAAGCTCGACCCGGCCAGCGGCCAGGAACTGGTGCTGACGGCCACCAAGCTCACCTACGCCCACGCCGACGCGGGCATGTCGGTGCCCACTAATACCTACGCCATTGCGGCCCTGGCCCTAACTTCGGCAGCCATAGCGGTGTTCGAGATTTTTCAGTACCGTAACCGTTTCACCCAGCTCAAGCTTGGCGCGCTCAACTTCCTGCTGATTGTGGCCACCCTGGGCGCCTGCTTCTACTACTCCGGCATTGGCGAGCGGATGCTCAACATCAAGATGCCCGGCAGCTACGAGGCCGGCTTCTACCTGCCCACCCTGGCGTTGCTGCTCAACCTGCTGGCCAACCGCTTTATCCGCAGCGACGAGCGGCTGGTGCGCTCCGCCGACCGGCTGCGCTAA
- a CDS encoding thiolase family protein has translation MPTAYIVDAVRTPIAKFAGALSSVRPDDLAAHVLRELLRRNPSVDKTAVEDVIIGAANQAGEDNRNVARMAALLAGLPITVPGVTVNRLCASGLQSIMDASRAIMSGEGDIYLAGGSESMTRAPFVMAKSETAFGRELTAHDTTLGWRFINQKLSKLHHPYAMGETAEIVARKYGISRQEQDEFAFNSQRKYQRALEKGRFRREIVPVFVPNPKGDTALFDTDEPPRLSSMEKLASIRPAFQPVDGTVTAGNSAGINDGAAAVLVVSEEALKRYNLKPMARVVCSAVAGVDPSVMGIGPVPATKKVLQRAGLTISDLDLIELNEAFAAQSIACLRELELDPDKVNVNGGSIAIGHPLGASGARITATLLHEMQRREGARYGLVTMCVGVGQGAATIFEKL, from the coding sequence ATGCCAACTGCTTATATCGTGGACGCCGTCCGCACCCCCATTGCCAAATTTGCCGGTGCCCTCAGCAGCGTACGTCCCGACGACCTGGCCGCGCACGTGTTGCGTGAGCTCTTACGCCGTAACCCTTCCGTGGATAAAACGGCGGTGGAAGATGTCATTATCGGCGCCGCCAACCAGGCCGGCGAAGACAACCGCAACGTGGCCCGCATGGCTGCCCTGCTGGCCGGCCTGCCCATTACGGTACCCGGCGTGACCGTGAACCGCCTCTGCGCCTCGGGCCTGCAAAGCATCATGGATGCCTCGCGGGCCATAATGAGCGGTGAGGGCGACATCTACCTGGCCGGTGGCTCGGAAAGCATGACCCGGGCGCCCTTCGTGATGGCCAAGTCGGAAACGGCTTTCGGGCGGGAGCTGACGGCCCACGATACCACGCTGGGCTGGCGCTTCATCAACCAGAAGCTATCCAAGCTGCACCACCCGTATGCCATGGGTGAAACGGCCGAAATCGTGGCCCGCAAGTATGGCATTTCGCGGCAGGAGCAGGACGAGTTTGCCTTCAACTCCCAGCGCAAGTACCAGCGGGCGTTGGAGAAAGGTCGTTTCCGCCGCGAAATCGTGCCCGTATTCGTGCCCAACCCCAAAGGCGACACGGCGTTGTTCGACACCGACGAGCCGCCCCGCTTGTCGTCGATGGAGAAGCTGGCCAGCATCCGGCCCGCGTTTCAACCCGTGGATGGCACCGTCACGGCCGGTAACTCGGCTGGTATCAACGACGGGGCCGCGGCGGTGCTGGTGGTGAGTGAAGAAGCCCTGAAACGCTACAACCTCAAGCCCATGGCCCGGGTGGTATGCTCGGCCGTGGCCGGCGTCGACCCGTCGGTGATGGGCATCGGGCCCGTGCCGGCTACCAAGAAAGTGCTGCAGCGGGCAGGGTTGACCATCAGCGACCTGGACCTGATTGAGCTCAACGAAGCCTTTGCCGCCCAGAGCATAGCCTGCCTGCGCGAGCTGGAGCTGGACCCCGACAAAGTCAACGTGAACGGGGGCTCCATTGCCATTGGCCATCCGCTGGGCGCCAGTGGAGCGCGCATTACGGCCACGCTGCTGCACGAAATGCAGCGCCGGGAAGGGGCCCGCTACGGCCTCGTGACGATGTGCGTGGGCGTGGGGCAGGGGGCCGCTACCATCTTCGAAAAACTCTAA
- a CDS encoding GNAT family N-acetyltransferase, with protein MTDSLLRPTLAVPLEGVRLRPWHLHDAPVLAEQANDREIWQNLRDIFPHPYRLEDAYWYIGLTTDPASTDIHLAIEVAGEAVGAISVLFKDDINRCSAEIGYWLGRAYWGRGIVPVAVRALTDYTFAHFDVSRLYAEIFARNAASARVLTKAGYYLEARLQKSLVKEGQVQDALLFASLKC; from the coding sequence ATGACCGACTCCCTGCTCCGTCCGACGCTTGCCGTGCCGCTGGAAGGCGTGCGGCTGCGGCCCTGGCACCTGCACGACGCCCCCGTGCTGGCCGAGCAGGCCAACGACCGGGAAATCTGGCAGAACCTGCGCGACATTTTTCCGCACCCGTACCGGCTGGAAGATGCCTACTGGTACATCGGGCTGACCACGGACCCGGCCTCCACGGATATTCACCTGGCTATTGAAGTAGCCGGGGAAGCCGTGGGGGCCATCAGTGTGCTGTTCAAGGACGACATCAACCGCTGCAGCGCCGAAATTGGGTACTGGCTGGGGCGGGCGTACTGGGGCCGCGGCATCGTGCCCGTGGCCGTGCGCGCACTGACCGACTACACCTTCGCCCACTTCGACGTAAGCCGGCTGTACGCCGAAATCTTTGCCCGCAACGCCGCCTCGGCCCGGGTGCTGACCAAGGCCGGCTACTACCTCGAAGCCCGCCTGCAGAAAAGCCTGGTGAAGGAAGGCCAGGTACAGGATGCGCTGCTGTTTGCTTCGCTCAAATGCTGA
- the truA gene encoding tRNA pseudouridine(38-40) synthase TruA produces the protein MRYFLHLAYEGTQYHGWQVQPNTVTVQLELQRCLSQVLRQPIYILGSGRTDTGVHASHQVAHFDADIPDTLDEATVVYRLNRALPKDIAARLLHPVPDRAHARFDAEARTYEYHVRLVPDPFSVNHSLYLDRAPDVAAMNQAAASMIGSFDFTSFSKVKGGENHYVCVCYEAGWHPTPGGLVFRIRANRFVRGMVRLVVGTLLMVGRGKITPAEFKAILLSQNRVDAGGAAPAQGLFLSKVEYPAELLPAPAETLELPYFVK, from the coding sequence TTGCGCTACTTTCTTCATCTGGCTTACGAAGGCACCCAGTACCACGGCTGGCAGGTGCAGCCCAACACCGTGACGGTGCAGCTGGAGCTGCAACGCTGCCTGAGCCAGGTATTGCGCCAGCCTATTTACATTCTGGGCAGTGGCCGCACCGATACCGGTGTGCACGCCAGCCACCAGGTGGCCCACTTCGACGCCGATATTCCCGACACACTGGACGAGGCCACGGTGGTGTACCGTCTCAACCGGGCTCTGCCCAAGGACATTGCCGCCCGCCTGCTGCACCCGGTGCCCGACCGGGCCCACGCCCGCTTCGACGCCGAGGCCCGCACCTACGAGTACCACGTGCGCCTTGTGCCCGACCCGTTCAGCGTAAATCACAGTCTCTACCTGGACCGCGCCCCCGACGTGGCAGCCATGAACCAGGCGGCGGCTTCTATGATTGGCTCGTTCGATTTTACGAGCTTTTCCAAGGTGAAAGGCGGCGAAAACCACTACGTCTGCGTGTGCTACGAGGCCGGCTGGCACCCCACGCCGGGCGGTTTGGTATTCCGCATCCGGGCCAACCGCTTCGTGCGCGGCATGGTGCGCCTGGTGGTGGGTACTCTGCTGATGGTGGGCCGGGGCAAAATCACGCCGGCCGAGTTCAAAGCCATTCTGCTCTCCCAAAACCGCGTGGATGCCGGCGGCGCGGCTCCGGCCCAGGGCTTGTTCTTGAGCAAGGTCGAATACCCGGCCGAGCTGCTGCCCGCGCCGGCCGAGACGCTGGAACTGCCGTATTTCGTGAAGTAA
- a CDS encoding ABC transporter ATP-binding protein, translating into MEQATTATKTGNIFDWQVLRRLMTYVRPYQRVFYFLIFLTIATAALGTLRPFLIQRMVDVSIEQGDMLGLNKMFGLLMILLVAHALVSYLQTYFGGWLGQYIVRDIRVDLYKHILDLRLKFFDRTPIGVLVTRNISDVETLSDVFSEGLAAMIGDILQLLFIMGFMFWIDWRLTLVSLSVIPPLLYSTYVFKEKVKTSFQEVRTAVANLNSFVQEHLTGMNVVQIFNNEEREYRKFKAINQEHTRANIRSVLYYSIYFPVAEVLAAVGVGLLVWYAAQGQIEGTISKGALIAFIMYNALFFRPIRQIADRFNTLQLGLVSTERLLKLLDSKELIADNGTYAPAQLRGDVAFDKVWFAYNDEEYVLRDVSFEVKAGQTIAFVGATGAGKTSIINLLSRFYEINKGTISVDGHDLREYDLKELRRHIGVVLQDVFLFAGTIQDNITLGNKDITEAQIWAAADLVGARRFIERLPGGLQYPVMERGATLSVGQRQLISFVRAMVYQPRIIILDEATSSVDSETEELIQEAIEKLMQGRTSLVIAHRLSTIQKADRIIVLDRGEIKESGTHEELLRHGGFYQQLYQMQYKDALNTPAE; encoded by the coding sequence ATGGAACAAGCTACTACCGCTACCAAAACCGGCAATATCTTCGACTGGCAGGTGCTACGCCGCCTGATGACGTACGTGCGGCCTTACCAGCGGGTCTTCTACTTCCTGATTTTCCTGACCATTGCCACCGCCGCCCTCGGCACCCTGCGTCCCTTCCTGATTCAGCGCATGGTCGACGTGAGCATCGAGCAGGGCGACATGCTGGGGCTCAACAAGATGTTCGGGCTGCTCATGATTCTGCTGGTGGCCCACGCCTTGGTCAGCTACCTGCAAACCTACTTCGGCGGCTGGCTGGGCCAGTACATCGTGCGCGACATCCGCGTGGACCTCTACAAGCACATCCTGGATTTGCGGCTGAAGTTCTTCGACCGGACGCCCATCGGGGTGCTCGTCACCCGCAATATTTCCGACGTCGAAACCCTGTCCGATGTGTTCAGCGAAGGACTGGCGGCTATGATTGGCGACATTCTGCAGCTGCTCTTCATCATGGGCTTCATGTTCTGGATTGACTGGCGCCTGACGCTGGTCAGCCTCTCCGTTATTCCACCGCTGCTCTACAGCACCTACGTGTTCAAGGAGAAGGTCAAAACCTCGTTCCAGGAAGTCCGCACGGCCGTGGCCAACCTGAACTCCTTTGTGCAGGAACACCTGACGGGCATGAACGTGGTCCAGATTTTCAACAACGAGGAGCGCGAATACCGCAAGTTCAAGGCCATTAACCAGGAGCACACCCGGGCCAACATCCGCTCGGTGCTCTACTATAGCATCTACTTCCCGGTGGCCGAAGTGCTGGCGGCCGTGGGCGTGGGGCTGCTGGTGTGGTACGCGGCCCAGGGCCAGATTGAGGGCACCATTTCCAAGGGCGCCCTTATTGCCTTTATCATGTACAACGCCCTGTTTTTCCGGCCCATCCGCCAGATTGCCGACCGGTTCAATACCCTGCAGCTGGGTTTGGTCAGCACCGAACGTTTGCTCAAGCTGCTCGACAGCAAGGAGCTCATTGCCGACAACGGCACCTACGCCCCGGCCCAGCTCCGCGGCGACGTGGCCTTCGACAAGGTCTGGTTTGCTTACAACGACGAGGAATACGTGCTGCGCGACGTAAGTTTCGAGGTAAAAGCCGGGCAGACCATTGCCTTCGTGGGGGCCACCGGCGCCGGCAAAACCAGCATTATCAACCTGCTCAGCCGGTTCTACGAAATCAACAAGGGCACGATTTCCGTCGATGGCCACGACCTGCGCGAGTACGACCTCAAGGAGCTGCGCCGCCACATCGGGGTGGTGCTGCAGGATGTGTTTCTCTTCGCCGGCACCATTCAGGACAACATCACCCTGGGCAATAAAGACATTACCGAAGCCCAGATCTGGGCCGCCGCCGACTTGGTCGGGGCCCGGCGCTTTATCGAGCGGCTGCCCGGCGGCCTGCAGTACCCGGTGATGGAGCGGGGCGCCACGTTGTCGGTGGGCCAGCGCCAGCTCATTTCCTTCGTGCGGGCCATGGTCTACCAGCCCCGGATTATCATCCTGGACGAGGCAACTTCTTCCGTCGACTCCGAAACCGAGGAGCTGATTCAGGAGGCCATTGAAAAGCTGATGCAGGGCCGCACCTCGCTCGTCATTGCCCACCGCCTGAGCACCATCCAGAAAGCGGACCGGATTATCGTCCTGGACCGGGGTGAAATCAAGGAGTCGGGCACCCACGAGGAGCTTTTGCGCCACGGCGGCTTCTACCAGCAGCTCTACCAGATGCAGTATAAAGATGCCCTCAACACTCCCGCCGAATAA
- a CDS encoding outer membrane beta-barrel protein, with translation MQDILYRVVHPLLSNGKLILDKLCHSQLRYSILTISPSFMNKCICAAALLCGSALSAHAQIKAGTVLLGGGLNFSNARTESSSSPAIQTTKSKSTQFSLVPQAGYFLADNLMLGFEASYTHSSSKQEGFDYLGTLNTFTGKGNGYRLGPLVRYYKMVSDNAGFFGQVAAGYSSGHSETEGTNSYAATDKSKGGYAFLMPGFVYFPLPKLGLEATFGSVGYSKSTWESSATSFNPQEPARTSKNTESGFGATFALSSLSLGAAFYLGR, from the coding sequence ATGCAAGATATTTTATACAGGGTCGTTCATCCCCTGCTAAGCAACGGCAAGCTGATTCTAGATAAGCTTTGCCACAGTCAATTGCGGTATTCAATCCTCACTATTTCTCCTTCTTTCATGAACAAATGTATCTGTGCCGCCGCACTCCTGTGTGGCAGCGCCCTGAGTGCCCACGCCCAAATTAAGGCAGGAACGGTATTATTAGGTGGTGGACTTAACTTTTCAAACGCCCGGACGGAGTCTAGCTCCTCACCCGCCATCCAGACCACCAAGTCGAAGTCTACCCAGTTTTCGCTGGTCCCCCAGGCAGGGTATTTTCTGGCTGATAACCTGATGCTGGGCTTCGAGGCGAGCTACACCCATTCGTCCTCTAAGCAGGAAGGGTTTGACTATTTAGGAACCCTGAACACCTTCACGGGTAAAGGCAATGGCTATCGGCTGGGGCCACTGGTGCGCTACTACAAAATGGTGAGTGACAACGCCGGCTTTTTCGGGCAGGTAGCGGCGGGGTATTCTTCCGGCCACAGCGAAACTGAGGGCACCAATTCTTATGCAGCTACGGACAAGAGCAAAGGCGGCTACGCTTTTTTAATGCCGGGCTTTGTTTACTTTCCTCTGCCAAAGCTAGGACTGGAAGCTACTTTCGGCAGCGTGGGCTACAGTAAATCCACCTGGGAGAGTAGCGCAACTTCTTTTAACCCGCAGGAACCAGCCCGGACGAGTAAGAACACCGAATCGGGCTTCGGGGCTACTTTCGCGCTAAGCTCCTTGTCCTTGGGAGCAGCTTTCTATCTGGGACGTTAG
- a CDS encoding T9SS type A sorting domain-containing protein produces MKTVVVTLSLGIGMLLGLGTAQAQTKPAAKAPAPAAKAAAATKPAASAVVAQEKPAPPDLITSKMEVAAPSTDAIKVRVDTNPLTKRLIVHTNASGPTRVEVNDASGRPVITRDLLVGDEAITLDVSRLPAGSYIVQCTSGARSGMRRVMVGQ; encoded by the coding sequence ATGAAAACGGTTGTGGTTACCCTCAGTTTGGGAATAGGAATGCTGCTGGGCCTTGGAACGGCCCAGGCTCAAACAAAACCAGCGGCGAAAGCACCCGCGCCTGCCGCCAAAGCCGCAGCGGCCACCAAGCCCGCGGCCTCGGCCGTAGTGGCCCAGGAAAAGCCGGCTCCCCCAGATCTGATTACCAGCAAGATGGAAGTCGCGGCCCCTTCCACCGACGCTATTAAAGTGCGGGTCGATACCAACCCGCTAACCAAGCGCCTGATCGTGCACACCAACGCCTCGGGCCCGACCCGGGTGGAAGTCAACGATGCCAGCGGCCGGCCCGTCATCACCCGCGACCTGCTGGTGGGCGACGAGGCCATTACCCTGGACGTAAGCCGGCTGCCAGCGGGTTCTTACATCGTACAGTGTACGTCCGGGGCCCGTAGCGGCATGCGCCGGGTAATGGTTGGCCAATAG
- a CDS encoding glycoside hydrolase family 16 protein — MLPTVQLLLSPGRNIGPIARALGKSIVPLALLTFGLTTRAAAQCKVLDLQAPHWQLLFGDEFKKPKLNDTLWSRSPGSLPAQGGRYAGWGSEYFPQPGDEDYDERLLTITPGADSADASAVGVLHLTALPLPVADSIETGANYKFDVVEMPRYVKYKSAIIRSTRDSPAYGAYIMRARLPLAIEYQAWATFWLWSCTTEIDILDGAAGNRPGKISYLANAIDNVTLTTTGPTEEGCLAGPFAYPELVDYTPGTRKNAAYHKRSRRQPGFARNQSQFDAGFNTYALVWTPQKVVFYFNEIAFLSVPRSKVRTMPKWNTLIASLQMMPRASMEKSFTMDIDYIRVYQTNILKPDGKTPNYEAIVCE, encoded by the coding sequence ATGCTCCCAACCGTACAGTTGCTTCTTTCGCCCGGGCGGAATATTGGTCCTATTGCTCGCGCGCTCGGCAAGAGTATAGTACCGCTAGCACTACTAACTTTTGGTCTGACAACGCGGGCGGCGGCGCAGTGCAAGGTTCTGGACTTACAAGCGCCGCACTGGCAGCTGTTGTTTGGTGATGAGTTTAAAAAACCCAAGCTCAATGACACGCTGTGGTCAAGATCCCCGGGGTCATTGCCGGCGCAAGGGGGCCGGTACGCGGGCTGGGGCAGTGAATATTTTCCGCAGCCGGGAGACGAAGACTACGATGAGAGGCTGCTGACAATTACGCCCGGGGCCGACTCCGCCGATGCCAGTGCCGTCGGTGTTTTGCACCTGACGGCCTTGCCGCTACCGGTGGCCGACTCGATTGAAACCGGAGCAAACTACAAGTTTGACGTGGTAGAGATGCCGCGCTATGTAAAGTATAAGTCGGCCATCATTCGCAGTACCAGAGACTCGCCGGCCTACGGGGCATACATCATGCGCGCCCGACTACCGCTGGCCATAGAATATCAGGCGTGGGCTACTTTCTGGCTGTGGTCTTGCACCACCGAAATCGATATTCTGGATGGGGCGGCCGGCAATCGGCCCGGTAAAATCAGCTACTTGGCGAATGCAATTGACAACGTAACGCTGACTACTACCGGGCCCACCGAAGAAGGCTGCCTGGCTGGGCCCTTTGCCTATCCGGAGTTAGTGGATTATACCCCGGGCACCAGAAAGAATGCGGCGTACCACAAAAGATCCAGAAGGCAACCAGGATTTGCAAGAAACCAGTCGCAGTTTGATGCGGGCTTCAATACCTACGCCTTGGTGTGGACGCCGCAAAAGGTAGTCTTCTATTTCAATGAAATAGCTTTTCTCTCGGTGCCCAGGAGCAAGGTTAGAACCATGCCGAAGTGGAACACCCTGATAGCATCCCTGCAAATGATGCCCCGCGCTAGCATGGAGAAATCGTTTACGATGGATATTGATTACATCAGAGTCTATCAGACCAATATCCTCAAGCCGGATGGCAAAACGCCGAATTACGAGGCCATTGTGTGTGAGTAA
- a CDS encoding ABC transporter ATP-binding protein — protein sequence MRALSATNKYLYRYKWHFLGGVLFVALSTLLAIFPAQIVRYAFDLVGEGIDLYHLYAGTRAQSGVYELFGRNVLLYGLLIVLMALLRGIFLFFMRQTLIVMSRLVENDQKNEIFQHYQSLPLSFYRRHNTGDLMSRISEDVGRVRMYIGPALMYFMQLVILFLLIIPLMLMVNVKLTLYTLIPLPILSVSIYYVNNLIERKSDEIQRSLAAMTTFVQESFSGIRVLKSFVREDDSHQQFTAASDNYKEKSLSLNFVNSLFFPLILFLIGISTIVTVWVGGQEVIRGTITTGSIAEFLIYVNLLTWPVTALGWTSSLVQRAEASQARINEFMHQQTDIVSRENIVQEIQGDIVFDHVSFTYPDTGIQALRDVSFRIRPGQTLAVIGNTGSGKSTIAALLCRLYDVTEGQINVDSVDVRNFSLNSLREQIGYVPQDVFLFSDSIRNNINFGLDNPSEERMQQAAKDANVYDNIIRFPEGFDTKLGERGITLSGGQKQRVSIARALVKEPKILILDDSLSAVDTNTENAILNSLQRIMHNRTSLIISHRVSSVKLADEILVLDDGVIVQHGTHEALMEDENGLYRALYERQLQNEEA from the coding sequence GTGCGCGCATTATCCGCTACCAATAAGTACCTGTACCGCTACAAATGGCATTTCCTGGGCGGCGTCCTGTTCGTGGCCCTGTCCACGCTGCTGGCCATTTTTCCGGCCCAAATCGTGCGCTACGCCTTCGATTTGGTGGGGGAAGGCATCGATTTGTACCACCTCTACGCTGGCACTCGGGCCCAGAGCGGGGTGTATGAATTGTTCGGCCGCAACGTGCTGCTCTACGGCCTGCTCATCGTGCTGATGGCCCTGCTGCGCGGCATCTTCCTGTTTTTCATGCGCCAGACGCTCATCGTGATGAGCCGCCTGGTAGAAAACGACCAGAAAAACGAAATCTTCCAGCACTACCAGTCCCTACCGCTGAGCTTCTACCGCCGCCACAACACTGGGGACTTGATGTCGCGCATTTCGGAGGACGTGGGCCGGGTGCGGATGTACATCGGGCCGGCCCTGATGTACTTCATGCAGCTGGTCATTCTGTTCCTGCTCATCATCCCGCTGATGCTGATGGTGAACGTAAAGCTGACCCTTTACACGCTCATCCCGCTGCCGATTCTATCGGTGAGCATCTACTACGTCAACAACCTGATTGAGCGCAAATCCGACGAAATCCAACGCTCGTTGGCAGCCATGACGACCTTCGTGCAGGAGTCGTTTTCGGGTATCCGGGTGCTTAAGTCCTTCGTGCGCGAAGACGACTCCCACCAGCAGTTCACCGCTGCTTCCGACAACTACAAGGAAAAGTCGCTGAGTCTGAACTTCGTCAACTCCCTGTTTTTCCCGCTCATTCTGTTCCTCATCGGCATCAGCACCATCGTCACGGTCTGGGTTGGGGGGCAGGAAGTCATCCGCGGCACCATCACCACCGGCAGTATTGCCGAGTTCCTGATTTACGTCAACCTATTGACTTGGCCCGTAACCGCGCTAGGCTGGACCAGCTCCTTGGTGCAGCGCGCCGAAGCCTCGCAGGCCCGTATCAACGAGTTTATGCACCAGCAGACGGACATTGTTTCGCGGGAGAACATTGTCCAGGAAATCCAGGGCGACATTGTCTTCGACCACGTCTCATTTACCTACCCCGACACTGGCATTCAGGCCCTGCGCGACGTTTCCTTCCGCATCCGCCCGGGCCAGACGCTGGCCGTCATCGGCAACACCGGCTCGGGCAAGAGCACCATTGCTGCCCTGCTCTGCCGCCTGTATGACGTAACCGAGGGCCAGATCAACGTGGACAGCGTGGACGTGCGCAACTTTTCGCTCAACTCCCTGCGCGAGCAAATCGGCTACGTGCCCCAGGATGTGTTCCTGTTTTCGGACAGCATTCGCAACAACATCAACTTCGGCCTCGACAACCCCAGCGAGGAGCGGATGCAGCAGGCGGCCAAGGATGCCAACGTCTACGACAACATCATCCGCTTCCCCGAGGGCTTCGACACCAAGCTCGGCGAGCGGGGCATTACCCTCTCGGGCGGACAAAAGCAGCGCGTCAGCATTGCCCGGGCCCTGGTGAAGGAGCCCAAAATCCTGATTCTGGACGACTCCCTTTCGGCAGTGGACACCAACACCGAAAACGCCATCCTGAACAGCCTACAGCGCATCATGCACAACCGCACCAGCCTGATTATCTCCCACCGGGTGTCGTCGGTGAAGCTGGCCGACGAAATTCTGGTGCTCGACGACGGCGTGATTGTGCAGCACGGCACCCACGAGGCCCTGATGGAAGACGAAAACGGGTTGTACCGGGCCCTCTACGAGCGGCAGCTGCAAAACGAGGAAGCCTAG
- a CDS encoding Glu/Leu/Phe/Val dehydrogenase dimerization domain-containing protein produces the protein MVEIQTLADTSVFGQIAEHQHEQVVFCHDHETGLRAIIGIHNTVLGPALGGTRMWHYASDMEALNDVLRLSRGMTYKAAISGLNLGGGKAVIIGDAKTQKTEALLRKFGRFVKNLNGKYITAEDVNMTTKDMEYIRMETKHVAGLPESMGGSGDPSPVTAYGTYMGMKAAAKKAFGSESLAGKRIAVQGVGHVGTYLLEYLQKEGAKLILTDYYEDRALEAAARFGAVAVGLEEIYDQDVDIYSPCALGATINDDTIDRLKCRVIAGCANNQLKNEDVHGPELVERGIVYAPDFLINAGGLINVYSEVVGSSRQAALTQTEKIFDFTTQVLNKAEQEGSHPQKAAIRQAEERIASLGKVKSTY, from the coding sequence ATGGTTGAAATCCAAACGCTGGCCGATACGTCGGTCTTCGGTCAGATTGCCGAGCATCAGCACGAGCAGGTTGTGTTCTGCCACGACCACGAAACCGGTTTGCGGGCCATCATCGGCATCCACAACACGGTACTCGGTCCGGCCCTGGGCGGCACCCGCATGTGGCACTACGCTTCCGATATGGAAGCCCTGAACGACGTGCTCCGTCTCTCGCGCGGTATGACTTATAAGGCGGCCATTTCGGGTCTGAACCTGGGTGGGGGCAAAGCCGTCATCATCGGCGACGCCAAAACGCAAAAGACCGAAGCCCTGCTGCGCAAGTTTGGCCGCTTCGTCAAAAACCTGAACGGTAAGTACATTACGGCCGAAGATGTGAACATGACCACCAAGGACATGGAGTACATCCGGATGGAAACCAAGCACGTAGCCGGCCTGCCCGAAAGCATGGGCGGCTCCGGCGACCCGTCGCCGGTAACGGCGTACGGTACCTACATGGGCATGAAGGCCGCCGCTAAAAAGGCGTTTGGCTCGGAAAGCCTGGCCGGTAAGCGCATTGCCGTGCAGGGCGTGGGCCACGTGGGCACCTACCTGCTCGAGTACCTGCAGAAGGAAGGCGCCAAGCTCATCCTGACCGACTACTACGAAGACCGCGCCCTGGAAGCCGCCGCCCGTTTCGGCGCCGTAGCCGTGGGCCTCGAGGAAATCTACGACCAGGACGTGGACATCTACTCGCCCTGCGCCCTGGGTGCCACCATCAACGACGACACCATCGACCGGCTCAAGTGCCGCGTTATTGCCGGCTGCGCCAACAACCAGCTCAAGAACGAAGACGTGCACGGCCCCGAGCTCGTGGAGCGCGGCATCGTGTATGCCCCCGACTTTTTGATCAATGCCGGTGGTTTGATTAACGTATATTCGGAAGTGGTAGGCTCCAGCCGGCAGGCCGCCCTCACCCAGACCGAAAAGATTTTCGACTTCACCACCCAAGTGCTCAACAAAGCTGAGCAGGAGGGAAGTCACCCCCAGAAAGCTGCCATCCGGCAGGCCGAGGAGCGCATTGCTTCGCTCGGTAAAGTCAAATCAACCTATTAA